The Verrucomicrobiia bacterium genome has a segment encoding these proteins:
- a CDS encoding Gfo/Idh/MocA family oxidoreductase has protein sequence MKPTTLLLLVLSLTVVPPALRAAPTAEPLHLAVVGLVHDHARGFLPRLHNRTDVELVGIVEPDRQLAAQYAQNYHLGPQLFCASLEALIARTNVQAVATFTSTFDHRRVVEFCAAHHLDVMMEKPLAVNLKHARAIAAAAERGHIQVIVNYETTWYPGNQAAYALVHDARAIGDLRKIVVHDGHRGPKEIGCSTNFLNWLTDPVLDGGGALMDFGCYGADLITWLMQGQRPTSVFAVTQHIKPDVYPKVEDEATIVLTYPRAQGIIQASWNWPFDRKDMEIYGQTGYVLVPRSDRLQVRTANAAEKETTPEPLSGPAADPLSYLAAVVRHEIQPAGLSSLEVNLTVMEILDAARKSAETGKRVDLSRGK, from the coding sequence ATGAAACCTACAACCCTTCTCCTGCTGGTCCTGTCGCTCACGGTCGTCCCCCCGGCGCTGCGCGCGGCTCCGACCGCCGAGCCGCTGCATCTCGCCGTCGTCGGGCTGGTGCACGATCACGCCCGGGGCTTTCTTCCCCGCCTGCACAACCGGACGGACGTCGAACTGGTTGGCATCGTCGAACCGGACCGGCAACTGGCCGCGCAATACGCGCAAAACTATCATCTCGGTCCGCAGCTCTTCTGCGCCAGCCTCGAGGCATTGATCGCGCGAACCAATGTGCAAGCCGTGGCCACCTTCACCAGCACGTTTGATCACCGGCGTGTGGTGGAGTTTTGTGCCGCGCATCACCTCGACGTGATGATGGAGAAACCGCTCGCGGTGAATTTGAAACACGCCCGCGCCATCGCGGCGGCCGCGGAGCGCGGCCACATCCAGGTGATCGTGAACTACGAAACCACCTGGTATCCGGGCAACCAGGCCGCGTATGCCCTGGTGCATGACGCGCGGGCCATCGGTGATTTGCGAAAGATCGTGGTCCACGACGGCCACCGCGGCCCCAAGGAAATCGGCTGCTCCACCAACTTCCTGAACTGGCTGACCGACCCGGTGCTCGATGGCGGCGGTGCCCTGATGGATTTCGGTTGTTACGGCGCCGACCTCATCACCTGGCTGATGCAAGGTCAGCGCCCCACTTCTGTTTTTGCGGTCACGCAGCACATCAAGCCGGACGTGTATCCCAAGGTGGAAGACGAGGCGACCATCGTGCTGACCTATCCGCGCGCGCAGGGAATCATCCAGGCCTCGTGGAACTGGCCCTTCGACCGGAAGGACATGGAAATTTACGGGCAGACCGGCTACGTGCTGGTGCCCCGCAGCGACCGGCTCCAGGTGCGCACCGCGAATGCCGCCGAAAAGGAAACCACACCCGAGCCCCTCAGCGGTCCCGCCGCCGACCCGCTGTCCTATCTGGCCGCGGTGGTGCGCCACGAAATCCAACCCGCCGGCCTGTCCTCGCTCGAAGTGAACCTGACCGTCATGGAAATTCTCGACGC